In one Lolium rigidum isolate FL_2022 chromosome 3, APGP_CSIRO_Lrig_0.1, whole genome shotgun sequence genomic region, the following are encoded:
- the LOC124696546 gene encoding uncharacterized protein LOC124696546 — MGNSRHGRALRPRDGGGTGTPASGGPAVLALEASSGTSKTAMDAPLLPRRSGRIAPAPSQERASAGLGNVTRPRSKRHKNGAAAEGARLGVSTMTKNRALGSLLTDAGSMKGAEEQVCANARNANASSSLKKRKVTNSRSYIKRFKAVQGANAAGAVVASPDRVGKENTAGGHVADSNISKLCEGSRLIGKNKRHSSDAVSKVSRSLVSGLHETSDTRVNQSSAPFSEEPSTSESRNTEHIEIDNIAKPSMLLGGTTSLVRGVNANYDDTLDTDGVHLESPDLASSQSLVALVGIQAVLSCMSSQQGTDLSAQQNVAPSRYPPAEAGQIGLSGTQVVQVLQPEMQPSILFLDAPPQNTHPDVGSETVCEPDGATGLSEGGTATSHHFGDVRVQFQGKYDGNVDAEPVLQESPTYHADSPVTLHVSTKVEAHICEPSMAAKQSTNPPAQQTSTISRNPPAEVQPFISLPDQPTGAEQAGTLGSIAAQDLQPEMQPSTLTQDVPFERTYLSVMPVIQSPVVLQYVGPSLDPHAGVESAGLVIAHDLQSKVQPSASVPSEQSTCLPGEQRLATSQHRPADAEPVGILGTEASCNLQPEVQPSTSMLNKPEEIEDEHEAEDEPAETEQAGTLGALASQDLQSEKQLLTSTQDVPFEQTYLSGMSVLQSPTVHQIVEPSLDPHAGVEPVGMVTAHDLQPKIQPSDAAKIQLSVSVSAEQSTSIPAQQSLTTSQQPPAEAKPAGIPGTGPACDLQPAVQPSTSVQDELAEAEDEPEVPEYEPEVPEYEPEIEDEPAESERARILGAMPAQDLQPEMQSSTSTQVVPFEQTYLPGMPVVQDLAIHRSVEPSLDPHAGVESMGMVTIQDLQSEILPSATVHAEQSTSLPAQQSLATSQHPPAETKPVRILGLELACDLQPEVQPSTSLHDEPAEPQDESEAEDEPEVPEIEDEPKAEGEPEIEDGAAEAEGAGTLGAIVTQDLQLEMQSSTSKQVVPFERTYLSGMPSPDPQAGVESAGMVTVHDLQSEILASSLVPMEQSTTLPAQQSLVTSRHLPANILVTEAACGLQPLQGEVQQSTRMHDQPAEEPACIMGDVAAQSLHPETQPSTSMQSAPFERTCLVGMPVVQSPTLHHSLEASLDPHVRAESTHTLGTVTDHDLQSEVQQSASMQDRPAEAEVTVMLGSTAAQDLQPELQSLNTVQDVPVERINSEERRQVGFQPNIVPGPEQPIQIPPVTTLVFNNPILSDEPLTNELDRLMHCNNVLSKDHEHKKTLLLIEYNQEIEKIKKNYDSLLQNEDSTYLQTERELTDLHRKVLLNKSLAENFRGLFPPSPAAQGRSTSPVMEQPFESSSVAQTAASPVILSSAIRPPMHNSPGSYVRPSFVAQPSSSSSSSSWNAQPDSTLPGNLYGTSSSLFVPAPVQYGSYGSAGSQSRALQPQSALPGNLYMAMSHVPPPRLPRGNYRSAGARLCSFPPHLRQLRMPSPYAFHAGQQQLPASNAGNTSLGQYVPVMIGSFASTIPQRGALLNSMDSSSVHQTMLPSASSSLPPHLAYSLTSGRYPQSMVNFLQSSSSNPAFFPAQQSSYQNIALGSTSGLPNAVPGSQHPGAQIAGAYQSGTESASLNAHLPARFGLGSSSSPVSAGTSAVVVCLSDDE; from the exons ATGGGCAACAGCCGGCACGGTCGAGCGCTGAGACCGAGAGACGGAGGCGGCACTGGCACGCCTGCTTCCGGAGGTCCCGCGGTCCTGGCGCTGGAGGCCAGCAGCGGCACAAGCAAGACTGCAATGGATGCTCCGCTCCTGCCCAGGAGGTCAGGTCGGATTGCGCCCGCTCCTAGCCAGGAGAGGGCTTCCGCCGGGCTAGGGAATGTGACGAGGCCGCGTTCTAAAAGGCACAAGaatggagcggcggcggagggagcacGGCTCGGAGTGTCAACCATGACAAAGAACAGGGCTTTGGGTTCCTTGTTGACAGATGCTGGCTCTATGAAGGGTGCAGAAGAGCAAGTGTGTGCAAATGCCAGGAATGCGAATGCTAGCAGTTCGTTGAAGAAGCGGAAAGTAACGAATTCCAGAAGCTACATAAAGAGGTTCAAGGCGGTCCAAGGGGCGAATGCCGCAG GTGCAGTTGTTGCTTCTCCTGACAGAGTGGGCAAGGAAAACACTGCAGGAGGGCATGTGGCAGACAGCAACATCTCTAAGCTCTGTGAAGGTAGCAGGTTAATTGGAAAAAACAAGAGGCATTCAAGCGATGCTGTATCTAAAGTTTCCAGAAGTCTTGTTTCTGGTTTACATGAAACTTCAGATACAAGAGTCAACCAATCTTCTGCACCATTTTCAGAG GAACCCTCAACCAGTGAGTCTAGAAATACTGAACATATTGAGATAGACAATATTGCTAAGCCAAGTATGTTGCTGGGAGGCACAACTTCTCTTGTTAGGGGAGTTAATGCAAACTATGATGACACTCTTGACACAGATGGAGTCCACTTGGAGTCACCAGATTTGGCTTCCTCACAAAGCCTCGTAGCCTTGGTTGGAATTCAAGCTGTTCTATCATGCATGTCTTCCCAACAAGGTACAGATCTGTCTGCTCAACAAAATGTAGCACCTTCACGGTATCCACCTGCCGAAGCAGGACAGATAGGGTTGTCAGGCACACAGGTGGTTCAGGTTTTGCAGCCTGAAATGCAACCATCAATCTTATTTTTGGATGCTCCACCTCAAAACACGCACCCTGATGTCGGGAGCGAAACAGTTTGTGAACCAGATGGAGCAACTGGACTGTCAGAGGGAGGCACAGCAACTTCTCACCATTTTGGTGATGTCAGAGTGCAATTCCAGGGAAAATATGATGGCAATGTAGATGCGGAACCAGTGCTTCAAGAATCTCCAACTTACCATGCAGATAGCCCAGTTACCCTACACGTGTCTACGAAAGTTGAAGCCCATATTTGTGAACCAAGTATGGCTGCAAAACAAAGTACAAATCCACCTGCACAACAAACTTCCACAATTTCGCGGAATCCACCAGCTGAAGTGCAACCATTTATCTCATTGCCTGATCAACCTACAGGGGCGGAGCAGGCAGGTACGTTGGGCTCGATTGCAGCGCAGGATTTGCAGCCTGAAATGCAGCCATCAACCTTAACGCAGGATGTTCCATTTGAAAGAACGTATCTGTCTGTCATGCCTGTGATACAAAGTCCAGTTGTCCTTCAATATGTAGGGCCTTCGCTGGATCCACATGCAGGAGTAGAATCAGCAGGCCTAGTGATAGCTCATGATCTGCAGTCCAAAGTACAACCATCAGCCTCAGTACCTTCTGAACAAAGTACATGTCTACCGGGCGAGCAAAGATTAGCAACCTCACAACATCGACCAGCAGATGCAGAACCAGTAGGCATTCTAGGCACAGAGGCATCCTGTAATTTGCAGCCTGAAGTGCAACCATCAACCTCGATGCTGAATAAACCTGAAGAGATAGAGGATGAACATGAGGCAGAGGATGAACCTGCAGAGACAGAGCAAGCAGGTACCCTGGGTGCCTTAGCATCTCAGGATTTGCAGTCTGAAAAACAATTATTAACCTCAACGCAGGATGTTCCATTTGAACAAACTTATCTGTCTGGTATGTCTGTGCTACAAAGTCCTACTGTCCATCAAATTGTAGAACCCTCACTGGATCCACATGCAGGAGTAGAACCAGTGGGCATGGTGACAGCACATGATCTCCAGCCCAAAATACAACCATCAGACGCTGCCAAAATACAACTATCAGTCTCAGTGTCTGCTGAACAAAGTACAAGTATACCTGCCCAACAAAGTTTAACAACTTCACAACAACCACCAGCAGAAGCAAAACCGGCAGGTATTCCAGGCACAGGGCCAGCCTGTGATTTGCAGCCCGCAGTGCAACCATCAACCTCAGTGCAGGATGAACTTGCAGAGGCAGAGGATGAACCTGAGGTACCTGAGTATGAACCTGAGGTACCTGAGTATGAACCTGAGATAGAGGATGAACCTGCAGAGTCGGAGCGAGCACGCATCTTGGGTGCCATGCCTGCTCAGGATTTGCAACCTGAAATGCAATCATCAACATCAACGCAGGTGGTTCCATTTGAACAAACTTATCTCCCTGGCATGCCTGTGGTACAAGATCTGGCTATCCATCGAAGTGTAGAACCTTCACTGGATCCACATGCAGGAGTAGAATCAATGGGTATGGTGACAATTCAGGATCTCCAGTCTGAAATACTACCATCAGCCACAGTGCATGCTGAACAAAGTACAAGCCTGCCTGCCCAACAAAGTTTAGCAACTTCACAACATCCACCAGCAGAAACAAAACCAGTACGTATTCTAGGCCTAGAGCTAGCCTGCGATTTGCAGCCCGAAGTGCAACCATCAACCTCATTGCATGATGAACCTGCAGAGCCACAAGATGAATCAGAGGCAGAGGATGAACCTGAGGTTCCTGAGATAGAAGATGAACCCAAGGCAGAGGGTGAACCTGAGATAGAGGATGGAGCTGCAGAGGCAGAGGGAGCAGGTACCTTGGGTGCCATAGTCACTCAGGATTTGCAACTTGAAATGCAATCATCAACCTCAAAGCAGGTTGTTCCATTTGAACGAACTTATCTGTCTGGCATG CCTTCACCGGATCCACAGGCAGGAGTAGAATCAGCGGGCATGGTGACAGTTCATGATCTCCAGTCTGAAATACTAGCATCATCCTTAGTTCCTATGGAACAAAGTACAACTCTTCCTGCCCAACAAAGCTTAGTAACTTCACGACATTTACCTGCAAATATTCTGGTCACAGAGGCCGCTTGCGGTTTGCAGCCTTTGCAAGGTGAAGTGCAACAGTCAACCAGAATGCATGATCAACCTGCAGAAGAACCAGCATGCATCATGGGCGACGTAGCTGCTCAGAGTTTGCACCCTGAAACGCAACCATCAACTTCAATGCAGAGTGCTCCTTTTGAAAGAACCTGTCTGGTTGGCATGCCTGTGGTACAAAGTCCTACTCTCCATCATAGTTTAGAAGCTTCACTGGATCCACATGTCAGAGCAGAATCAACGCATACGTTGGGCACGGTGACAGATCATGATCTGCAATCTGAAGTACAGCAATCGGCCTCAATGCAGGATCGACCTGCAGAAGCAGAGGTGACAGTTATGTTAGGCTCCACGGCAGCCCAGGATTTGCAGCCTGAACTGCAATCACTAAACACAGTTCAGGATGTTCCAGTTGAAAGAATAAACTCCGAAGAAAGGAGACAAGTTGGTTTTCAGCCAAATATTGTACCTGGTCCTGAGCAGCCTATCCAAATACCTCCAGTCACAACGTTAGTGTTCAATAACCCAATACTTAGTGACGAACCGCTGACAAATGAGCTGGACAGGTTAATGCATTGCAACAATGTGCTTAGCAAAGACCATGAACATAAG AAAACACTACTTCTAATAGAGTACAACCAAGAAATAGAGAAGATAAAAAAGAATTACGACTCATTGCTTCAAAACGAAGATTCCACTTATCTTCAGACCGAGCGGGAGCTTACTGATCTCCACAGGAAAGTACTTCTAAACAAATCGCTAGCTGAGAATTTTCGAGGATTGTTCCCACCATCGCCTGCAGCTCAAG GGAGATCGACGAGCCCTGTAATGGAGCAGCCATTTGAGTCTTCTTCAGTGGCTCAAACTGCAGCATCACCAGTTATCTTGTCATCAGCCATCAGACCACCCATGCATAATTCACCAGGATCCTATGTCCGGCCTTCATTTGTGGCtcaaccatcatcatcatcatcatcatcatcatggaaTGCCCAACCAGATTCAACCCTACCTGGCAATCTCTATGGAACGTCATCATCACTTTTTGTGCCAGCGCCTGTGCAATATGGCAGCTATGGATCTGCTGGATCACAATCGCGTGCTCTCCAACCACAATCAGCCTTACCCGGCAATCTCTACATGGCAATGTCACATGTTCCTCCGCCGCGTCTGCCACGGGGCAACTACAGGTCTGCTGGAGCACGACTGTGTTCGTTCCCTCCTCATCTGCGGCAGCTCAGGATGCCATCTCCATATGCCTTTCACGCAGGCCAGCAGCAGCTCCCTGCTTCTAATGCAGGGAATACATCGTTGGGACAGTATGTCCCTGTTATGATAGGGAGCTTTGCATCGACAATTCCACAGAGAGGTGCGCTACTGAACTCCATGGATTCAAGTTCAGTTCACCAGACAATGTTACCATCAGCATCGAGCTCACTTCCACCTCACCTAGCGTACTCACTGACATCTGGTCGATATCCACAGTCAATGGTGAACTTCTTGCAGTCATCTAGCTCAAATCCCGCCTTCTTTCCAGCCCAGCAATCATCATATCAAAACATAGCCTTGGGCAGCACCTCAGGTCTGCCGAATGCAGTGCCAGGAAGCCAGCACCCTGGTGCTCAAATAGCCGGCGCCTATCAGTCTGGCACTGAATCGGCATCGCTAAATGCGCATCTCCCAGCTAGGTTTGGCCTGGGTAGCAGTAGCAGCCCCGTAAGTGCAGGGACCAGCGCAGTTGTTGTGTGCTTGTCTGACGATGAATAG